In Deltaproteobacteria bacterium, a single genomic region encodes these proteins:
- a CDS encoding ABC transporter substrate-binding protein: MDPTRTSISASLGLVGPLWDWLTEIDAAGKLSPGLALSWEAGEDGKSWTFKLRPGVKFHDGSEMTAEDVQFTLMEGFRRPKAKASRVRQFRKGITDVKVVDRHTVTVVTAKPWPTFPYDMSFQPGIEGIVLP; the protein is encoded by the coding sequence ATGGATCCCACCCGCACTTCCATCAGCGCCTCGCTGGGTCTGGTGGGGCCGCTGTGGGACTGGCTCACGGAGATCGACGCCGCCGGCAAGCTCTCGCCTGGGCTGGCGCTGAGCTGGGAGGCCGGGGAAGACGGGAAGTCCTGGACCTTCAAGCTGCGGCCCGGGGTCAAATTCCACGACGGCAGCGAGATGACCGCCGAGGACGTGCAGTTCACGCTGATGGAGGGGTTCCGCCGGCCCAAGGCCAAGGCCTCACGGGTGCGCCAGTTCCGCAAGGGCATCACGGACGTCAAGGTCGTCGACCGCCACACGGTGACGGTGGTCACGGCGAAACCGTGGCCTACCTTTCCCTATGACATGTCCTTTCAGCCCGGCATCGAGGGCATCGTGCTCCCCA